Below is a window of Candidozyma auris chromosome 3, complete sequence DNA.
TTAGTCCATTCATGCTAGCATAGTTTTGTGTATATGGGTAACCCTTATTGATGCaaagtggctgcaaaatttgaatgGTATAGCGTGTACAGACTTTACCGCCCGTAGTTTGAAGAACTTTAGTGTGACTTGGACAACTCTTGaccttgagcaactttACCGCTAGAATATGCTATGTAAGTACCTCTGGTTACTATTTAGGTCTCAGGGTCTACCAAGGACGCTCTCACAGTGTGCGCGTTCATCtgttcttcaatggctgcaaaatgtcatCCTGACACCAAGCCAGACACAAAAATTACAGTAAGAATTGGAGCTAAAAATATCATGCTCTGACATCACCATCCAAAATCATGGGGACTCGCTAGACCATATCCTCAGAAAAGTTTGAGGGGTGTTGCGAGAACATCTCTGACCGAATGCCATCACTTCGTGCAGTTTTAGTGAATACACAAGATATACCTGGAAGTCATTAAATCAGCTTCATAGGCGTGTAGACTGATAGCTACAAATGCTCCCCTACATGTCATTTACGAAATCTTATTTAGATCCGAAATGTGTGAGCCATGTTATATAGTATTGGGCATTTCGCAGTCATATAcaacagaagaaaaaatagaagAGGAAGGGGGAAGCAGTATTTTATTGTTTAACATCCAGTAAGAACTATCTATTAAAAAGTATCACTTCGGCTCAAAGTTCACTTCTGAGTGGTTTTCATCAGAGGTTTCTGGTCTCCTACCAGTATAGTTCATGCGGGTCTTGTGCTTCCTGCAGTCCATATCAACAAAACTAAAGAGCTtcacagaagaagcaactTGGCAACCACCATGTCACATAAAGATTTGCACAAACAATGTACGTAAGATTCTCGTTCCGTTTTCTATAGTGCTGTGATTAACCCTCAGTGATATTCACCACACTCACCCTCAATTCCTCAACCATATATTCCACAGAAAATGTCAAGTTGGCGCACTCCATTAGCAACTTGAACTGCTCCGAGCTCGTGCTGCTGGAACTAGGACTcatcaattcttcaaaaaccCTTATTGGGCTGTTCCCCGTCTACACTAGTGGTGCCGTTACAAAGACCTTCCTATTGCTAtatttcatgaagaagaccctAAATAATCCAGATGGGAGTAGTGACCTTGTTACCGTTGTCACCTTGTGCCATCACGACGTCAATAAGACACTTGTTTTATCCATTCTAAAAAAAATCATGGACAAATATTTTGAGTTTCGAAAAGATGCCGCGGAGAATGCCGACGAGCAAGCTGCCTCAGATCACCTGGCTCGCAGCAAACTTGGAGAGTTCAAAATGTATATGACGCATATCATCAAATTTGAGGAGATGCAATACGACTCCAATCAGCGCATGTATAACTATGGTGCCACAAAAAGTAGTGACGAAGATAATGATGGAGGGGTAATCACACCGAATCAGCTTCTCTTGGCCAATGAGGAAGTCGGTGAAGTCAGGCTGTTGATGCTTGAtaacatcaacaagattATGAACAGAGGAGACAAAATCAGCTCTCTCGTTGACCAGACTGACCGCCTCACGTCTTCTTCCCTGGTGTTCCAGCGAAAAGCACAAGCTATCAGACGTAAAATGTGGTTCAGCAATGCCAAGTTTATCATCGTCTGTGTTTGCATGCTCATTCTTGTACTATATTTTTTCATTGGCTTCGAATGTGGGTTCCCCTTTTTTGGTCACTGTATAAGGCACTAAGAAATGTCTCACTCTAATCATTGGTGTTGTAGCATGAAGATTGATGGATCattcgtcatcttcatcagcgCCATCTGCTGTATCATTCTGCTCTCTCTCGCTATGACTACCTTCCAATTCGTTCTCTTCTCTATTGAGCAATGTGATTGGGCTTTGCGGCTTCTCTTCCCTCGTCGTATCGTCGTcgccatcttcatcgtcgacctcttcatcatcctcatttACTGTGTTCACTTCAGTctcgtcgtcgtcttcAACTTCGTTTTCGGCGTCTTCATCACCGTCAGCATCATTATTTGGCCTCACGCCTTGTTCCAAAttgtccttcaacttcttcgtTGCAGGCTCCTCATCTGCATCATCTTTGCCTGCTTCTGCTTTAGCTTCTGccttttgtttcttctttatttcGGCGTTATGTTCAAAAGCTGCCAACTTCTGCTTTACTTCGGGCACAAATCCCGTAAGTTCTGCCTTCTCCAATGCCTGCAAAATATCCAGTGAGTTTACCGTTTTTCTCTCGGCATTTTTGGCAACCAGGCGAGCATGAAACATAAGGTGAGAAACAAAAACCGTAGCAGATCTTTGCAACGCCGTCAACGAGTCCTTCGAGATTATCATATTTCCATCTTCAGACAGCACTATATTCTTTGCGAGTTTTTGAATCACCGATTTCGGAAATAGTATATCATCTATGGAGATATTTTCTAGATCTCTGTTATTTTGAGGAAACTTGCCTTCAGCATTCTTTCTCCAACCTTTAGGTGGCATATCTTAATGGGTCAGTGTAGAAAATACGCGTCTTGCAACATCTACACTCGACAGATCGATCGTAGTTACGTGCACACCGAGGCGGTCTACATAAGCATCGAAGTTATGATATTATGCACCataaagaaagaaaaaaatggaaaataaaaaatttAGGTATCTAGTATTTCAAACTAATCAGATTGAGTAACTTCGGCTTTATCGTAGTTGTAGTGTGTTTGCATTCACACATCGACATGCATATGCAT
It encodes the following:
- the DPB4 gene encoding DNA polymerase epsilon noncatalytic subunit: MPPKGWRKNAEGKFPQNNRDLENISIDDILFPKSVIQKLAKNIVSSEDGNMIISKDSLTALQRSATVFVSHLMFHARSVAKNAERKTVNSSDILQALEKAELTGFVPEVKQKLAAFEHNAEIKKKQKAEAKAEAGKDDADEEPATKKLKDNLEQGVRPNNDADGDEDAENEVEDDDETEVNTVNEDDEEVDDEDGDDDTTREEKPQSPITLLNREENELEGSHSEREQNDTADGADEDDE